The following DNA comes from Candidatus Poribacteria bacterium.
CCTTGCTCAAGATGCCTTCGCCGAACATATCGCGTAGAAAGTTCGGTATACGGAAAGCAAGATAGAACGGGTCGGCACTGGTTTTTGAAGGGAAGTAATAACCTATCGCCGTTTCGCGGGC
Coding sequences within:
- a CDS encoding murein biosynthesis integral membrane protein MurJ yields the protein MENEIKSTAQQNQNVTRAVGVVSIAVMVSRLLGLARETAIGYYFPSKTSADPFYLAFRIPNFLRDMFGEGILSK